The following is a genomic window from Syntrophaceae bacterium.
AAATCCAGCGACTACCGCGAGGGCCTCACGGCGTTTTTCGACAAGCGCGCGGCCGTTTTCAGTGGCAGGTGACAGGTGACCGATTTCCCTCTTCCTGTGCCTTTTCCTGATACCTGACACCTTGGGTGATCGGTGAGAGATAGTGCAGCCAAGGAATACTGGCCAGATATGCCGGAGGCACCTATGGACTTCAAGACCATACAGGCCGTCGAGCTGGCGGGAGGGGTCGGAATCCTCACCCTCAATCGTCCCGAGCGCAGAAACGCCCTTTCCATCGAGATGCGCCGGGAGATCATGGCATGCATGGGCAAGTGGAGGGATTCCCCTGCGGTCGGCGTGATGATCATTACGGGTGCCGGCGAAGCATTCACCGCCGGGTTCGACCTGACGGAATTCGGCCGGCCCGAGCTGTACGGCGAGCTCTTCGAGACGTCATCGGCGTATCATCGGGAACTCTGGAATTTCCCCAAGCCCACCATCGCCGCGGTAAACGGCCCCGCGCTGGCGGGCGGGTTCGACCTGGCCAAGCTCTGCGACATCCGGATCTGCTCCCCGAAGGCCGTCTTCGGTCACCCCGAGATCAAGTTCGGCATCCCGCCGCTTGTGACGCCCCTGCGCTGGATCATCGGCGAGGGTCTGGCGAGGCACCTCTGCCTGACGGGAAAACGGGTGGATGCCATGGAGGCCTGCCGGATCGGTCTCGTGAGCGAGGTCGTGGACACGGAGAAGCTCCTCGAGAGGGCCGTGAAGATCGCCACGGAGATCCTGGAGACGCCCCTGGATGCCCTGAAAAGGACCAAGCAGCTGATGATCGACACCTCGGGCCTCGGCTTCGAGGAATCCTTCTGCAAGGAACACGACCGAATCTTCCAGGAGTACCTGCTGAAGAAGGCCTCGGAGAGCGCAAGGAAGTGAGGGGGTCCCCTCTTTTCCTGCTGAGAAAAAAGAGGCAGCCTTTTTACGGGCTGCCTCTTCTTCTGCTTGCCGCTTGATGAAGCCTACTTCAGGCTGCTCAGGATGTCCCTTGCGATGATGAGGCGCTGGATCTGGTTCGTGCCCTCGTAGATCGAGGTGATCCGGGCGTCGCGGTAGTATCGCTCCACGGGGAACTCGTTGGTGTAGCCGTAGCCGCCCAGCATCTGGATCGCCGCGTGGCATGCCCTCTCGGCCGCTTCCGTGGCGTAGTACTTGGCCATGGAGGCCTCGCGGGCGAAGAACTTGCCCTGTTCCTTCTTGAAGGCCGCGTTCATCAGGAGCAGCCGCGCCGCCTCGAGCTCCGTGTAGCTCTCGGCGATCATCCACTGGATGGCCTGGAAGTTGGTGATGGGCTGGTCGAACTGGAAGCGGTTCATGGCGTACTTGGTGGCATACTCGATGGCCGCCTGCCCGATGCCGAGCGCGAGGGACCCGATGCCGATGCGGCCGCCGGCCAGCTCGCCGACTGCCGTGCGGAACCCGTCATTCACCTTACCCATGAGGGCTGTCTTCGGGACGCGGCAGTCTTCGAAGAGCAGCTCGTTGGTGGCCGAGGCGTGCTGGCCCATCTTGTGCTCGGCCCGGCCGATCGTGAACCCCTTGGTCCCGTTTTCGATCAGGAACGTGCTGATGCCCTTGCCCTTGGGGGCCTTGGGGTCGGTGACGGCCCAGACGACGAAGACGCCGGCGTACTCCGCGCTGGTGATGAAGATCTTCGAGCCGTTGAGGACCCAGGAGTCGCCGTCGAGGACGGCCGTGGTCTTCATTCCCGAGGGGTCGGAGCCCGCCATCGTTTCCGTGAGGCCGAAACCGCCGGCGTAGTACTCGCCCGAGGCGATCTTCGGGATGTAGGCCTTCTTCTGCTCCTCGCTGCCGATGGCCTGGATGACCTCGCAGACCATGTTGTTGACGGACATGGTCACGCCCGTCGAAGCGCAGGCCCTGCCGATCTCCGTGACGGCCAGGCTGAAGGCGATGACGCCGGCCTCGGAGCCGCCGTACTGCTCCTTGACGTTGATGGCCATGAGGCCCAGCTCGCCGAGTTTCCTGAGGTTCTTCAGGAAGGTCTCCCGGTCTCCCTGCTGGTCCAGCTTGGCGGCGACGGGCTCCAGCTCCGCCTTGGCGAAGTTGCGGGCCGTGTCCTGGATCATTTTCTGGGTTTCTGTCAGTTCCAGATTCATAAATCTCTTGCCTCCCCTCTCCAGAATTAAAGCGAGACGGTCATCGCCTGCGCGACGACGATCTTCTTTTCCCAATCAATATAAAACCACCCACCCGCGGGCGCACCCCCGGCGATGGATGGATGATTGCCCATATCAGGTTGTGACGGGGAGGTCAAGGAGGGGTTCGCCGTCGAACCCGGCTCCCTGACCTCCCCCAGGTTTTCCTGTTTCGATCAGCCGTTGATGATCTTCTGGATGTGCGCAGGGTATTCCACCTTCTGCGGCAGGAAGATCAGCTCGGGGTCAACGAACTCTCTCAGCACGAACAGTTCCTTGTACGTGGGCTTCTTCGTCTCGCCCTCGACGCGGGAGACATTGAGGTTGAACCCGCAGTTCTCCTTGATCTGCTCAATGGTGACGCCGGGGTGGAAGGACTTGAGGTAGATCTCGCCCTTCTCGTCGAAGGCGTAGTTGCCCATGTTGGTCACGACGGCCACGGGGCCCGAATTGGCGTACGCCGTGCCCTTCCAGACCTCCTTCTTGGGTTTCCACTCGTTGGTCTTGAAGTCCCAGCACCACCACCCGGGGGTCGTGGTGTAGTCGTTGCGCTCGATGAAACGGCGCTTCTCCTGGAGGATGATGAACGCCGTGCGGTGCGCCATCGTCCCGATGTCGGAGTTCCCGCCGGAGCCCGTGAAGCGGTGGGCCGGGCTGTAGTAGTCCCCGATGGAGGTGACGTTGACGCCGCCGTACTTGTCGATGGCCGCGCCGCCGAGGAACCCCAGGGTGACGTAGCCGTTCTGCAGGTAGTAGCCGAACGTGTCTACGAGGCCGCCCAGGGTGGAGCTCATGTTGGCCGCCCGCTGGTCACAGACGGACATGGGGACGTGCATCGTCTTGCCGTCGCAGATCCCGGACTCGTAGATCAGCAGCGCGTTGGGCGCGTTGATGAAGTTCGCCGTCATGATGCCGACCATGGGAAGGCCCGTGCCCGCGAACACGATGTCGTCGTTGCGAACCTGGTGAGCGATCTGGATGGCCATCAGCTCCGGGAGGATGAACTCGCCTGGCTTCGCCGGCTCATCGGGAATCTTGTCGATCAATTCCATCAACTGTTCCATTGTTTTTGCCATAGTCGTGTTCCCCCCTTTCTTTAGTATCCGCTCATGGCGACGGACAGAGGCATCTTCATCCTGGGTGCCGGTTTCTTGCC
Proteins encoded in this region:
- a CDS encoding enoyl-CoA hydratase/isomerase family protein encodes the protein MDFKTIQAVELAGGVGILTLNRPERRNALSIEMRREIMACMGKWRDSPAVGVMIITGAGEAFTAGFDLTEFGRPELYGELFETSSAYHRELWNFPKPTIAAVNGPALAGGFDLAKLCDIRICSPKAVFGHPEIKFGIPPLVTPLRWIIGEGLARHLCLTGKRVDAMEACRIGLVSEVVDTEKLLERAVKIATEILETPLDALKRTKQLMIDTSGLGFEESFCKEHDRIFQEYLLKKASESARK
- a CDS encoding acyl CoA--acetate/3-ketoacid CoA transferase subunit beta — protein: MELIDKIPDEPAKPGEFILPELMAIQIAHQVRNDDIVFAGTGLPMVGIMTANFINAPNALLIYESGICDGKTMHVPMSVCDQRAANMSSTLGGLVDTFGYYLQNGYVTLGFLGGAAIDKYGGVNVTSIGDYYSPAHRFTGSGGNSDIGTMAHRTAFIILQEKRRFIERNDYTTTPGWWCWDFKTNEWKPKKEVWKGTAYANSGPVAVVTNMGNYAFDEKGEIYLKSFHPGVTIEQIKENCGFNLNVSRVEGETKKPTYKELFVLREFVDPELIFLPQKVEYPAHIQKIING
- a CDS encoding acyl-CoA dehydrogenase: MNLELTETQKMIQDTARNFAKAELEPVAAKLDQQGDRETFLKNLRKLGELGLMAINVKEQYGGSEAGVIAFSLAVTEIGRACASTGVTMSVNNMVCEVIQAIGSEEQKKAYIPKIASGEYYAGGFGLTETMAGSDPSGMKTTAVLDGDSWVLNGSKIFITSAEYAGVFVVWAVTDPKAPKGKGISTFLIENGTKGFTIGRAEHKMGQHASATNELLFEDCRVPKTALMGKVNDGFRTAVGELAGGRIGIGSLALGIGQAAIEYATKYAMNRFQFDQPITNFQAIQWMIAESYTELEAARLLLMNAAFKKEQGKFFAREASMAKYYATEAAERACHAAIQMLGGYGYTNEFPVERYYRDARITSIYEGTNQIQRLIIARDILSSLK